A section of the Dromaius novaehollandiae isolate bDroNov1 chromosome 6, bDroNov1.hap1, whole genome shotgun sequence genome encodes:
- the LDB1 gene encoding LIM domain-binding protein 1 isoform X1 codes for MLDRDVGPTPMYPPTYLEPGIGRHTPYGNQTDYRIFELNKRLQNWTEECDNLWWDAFTTEFFEDDAMLTITFCLEDGPKRYTIGRTLIPRYFRSIFEGGATELYYVLKHPKESFHNNFVSLDCDQCTMVTQHGKPMFTQVCVEGRLYLEFMFDDMMRIKTWHFSIRQHRELIPRSILAMHAQDPQMLDQLSKNITRCGLSNSTLNYLRLCVILEPMQELMSRHKTYSLSPRDCLKTCLFQKWQRMVAPPAEPARQQPSKRRKRKMSGGSTMSSGGGNTNNSNSKKKSPASTFALSSQVPDVMVVGEPTLMGGEFGDEDERLITRLENTQFDAANGIDDEDSFNNSPALGANSPWNSKPPSSQESKSENPTSQASQ; via the exons ATGCTGGATCGAGATGTGGG ACCTACTCCCATGTACCCACCCACGTACCTGGAGCCTGGAATCGG GAGGCACACACCGTACGGGAACCAGACCGACTACAGGATATTCGAGCTCAACAAGCGGCTGCAGAACTGGACAGAG GAATGTGACAATCTGTGGTGGGACGCTTTCACCACGGAGTTCTTCGAGGATGACGCCATGTTAACAATCACTTTCTGCTTGGAGGATGGACCAAAGAGATACA CGATTGGCCGGACTCTGATTCCCCGTTACTTCCGCAGCATCTTTGAAGGGGGGGCCACAGAGCTCTACTACGTGCTCAAGCACCCTAAGGAGTCGTTCCACAACAACTTTGTCTCGCTGGACTGCGACCAGTGCACCATGGTGACCCAGCATGGCAAGCCCATGTTCACCCAG GTGTGCGTGGAGGGGCGGCTCTACTTGGAGTTCATGTTTGACGACATGATGAGGATAAAGACGTGGCATTTCAGCATCCGCCAGCATCGAGAGCTCATCCCCCGCAGCATCCTTGCCATGCAT GCACAGGACCCCCAGATGCTGGACCAGTTATCCAAGAACATCACCCGCTGTGGGCTCTCAAACTCCACACTCAACTACCTCCGA CTCTGTGTAATCCTAGAACCAATGCAGGAGCTCATGTCACGGCACAAGACCTACAGCCTCAGTCCCCGGGACTGCCTCAAAACTTGCCTCTTCCAGAAGTGGCAGCGGATGGTCGCTCCGCCTG CGGAGCCAGCACGGCAGCAGCCCAGCAAGCGCCGGAAAAGGAAGATGTCGGGGGGCAGCACCATGAGCTCTGGCGGGGGAAAcaccaacaacagcaacagcaagaagAAGAGCCCGGCCAGCACCTTTGCCCTGTCCAGTCAGGTACCT GATGTGATGGTGGTAGGTGAGCCCACGCTGATGGGGGGGGAGTTTGGGGACGAGGACGAGCGGCTCATCACCCGGCTGGAGAACACGCAGTTCGACGCCGCCAACGGCATCGACGACGAGGACAGCTTCAACAACTCGCCGGCGCTGGGGGCCAACAGCCCCTGGAACAGCAAACCGCCCTCCAGCCAGGAGAGCAAGTCAGAGAACCCCACGTCGCAGGCGTCGCAGTAA
- the LDB1 gene encoding LIM domain-binding protein 1 isoform X3 — protein sequence MSVGCACPGCSSKSFKLYSPKEPPNGNAFPPFHPGTMLDRDVGPTPMYPPTYLEPGIGRHTPYGNQTDYRIFELNKRLQNWTEECDNLWWDAFTTEFFEDDAMLTITFCLEDGPKRYTIGRTLIPRYFRSIFEGGATELYYVLKHPKESFHNNFVSLDCDQCTMVTQHGKPMFTQVCVEGRLYLEFMFDDMMRIKTWHFSIRQHRELIPRSILAMHAQDPQMLDQLSKNITRCGLSNSTLNYLRLCVILEPMQELMSRHKTYSLSPRDCLKTCLFQKWQRMVAPPAEPARQQPSKRRKRKMSGGSTMSSGGGNTNNSNSKKKSPASTFALSSQDVMVVGEPTLMGGEFGDEDERLITRLENTQFDAANGIDDEDSFNNSPALGANSPWNSKPPSSQESKSENPTSQASQ from the exons ATGTCAGTGGGCTGTGCATGCCCTG GCTGTTCCTCTAAGTCGTTCAAGCTGTACTCGCCAAAGGAGCCCCCGAACGGCAACGCCTTTCCCCCCTTCCACCCGGGCACCATGCTGGATCGAGATGTGGG ACCTACTCCCATGTACCCACCCACGTACCTGGAGCCTGGAATCGG GAGGCACACACCGTACGGGAACCAGACCGACTACAGGATATTCGAGCTCAACAAGCGGCTGCAGAACTGGACAGAG GAATGTGACAATCTGTGGTGGGACGCTTTCACCACGGAGTTCTTCGAGGATGACGCCATGTTAACAATCACTTTCTGCTTGGAGGATGGACCAAAGAGATACA CGATTGGCCGGACTCTGATTCCCCGTTACTTCCGCAGCATCTTTGAAGGGGGGGCCACAGAGCTCTACTACGTGCTCAAGCACCCTAAGGAGTCGTTCCACAACAACTTTGTCTCGCTGGACTGCGACCAGTGCACCATGGTGACCCAGCATGGCAAGCCCATGTTCACCCAG GTGTGCGTGGAGGGGCGGCTCTACTTGGAGTTCATGTTTGACGACATGATGAGGATAAAGACGTGGCATTTCAGCATCCGCCAGCATCGAGAGCTCATCCCCCGCAGCATCCTTGCCATGCAT GCACAGGACCCCCAGATGCTGGACCAGTTATCCAAGAACATCACCCGCTGTGGGCTCTCAAACTCCACACTCAACTACCTCCGA CTCTGTGTAATCCTAGAACCAATGCAGGAGCTCATGTCACGGCACAAGACCTACAGCCTCAGTCCCCGGGACTGCCTCAAAACTTGCCTCTTCCAGAAGTGGCAGCGGATGGTCGCTCCGCCTG CGGAGCCAGCACGGCAGCAGCCCAGCAAGCGCCGGAAAAGGAAGATGTCGGGGGGCAGCACCATGAGCTCTGGCGGGGGAAAcaccaacaacagcaacagcaagaagAAGAGCCCGGCCAGCACCTTTGCCCTGTCCAGTCAG GATGTGATGGTGGTAGGTGAGCCCACGCTGATGGGGGGGGAGTTTGGGGACGAGGACGAGCGGCTCATCACCCGGCTGGAGAACACGCAGTTCGACGCCGCCAACGGCATCGACGACGAGGACAGCTTCAACAACTCGCCGGCGCTGGGGGCCAACAGCCCCTGGAACAGCAAACCGCCCTCCAGCCAGGAGAGCAAGTCAGAGAACCCCACGTCGCAGGCGTCGCAGTAA
- the LOC112984765 gene encoding prominin-1-A isoform X2 — MELGNVVQPAYGPGPEAPPSSTPGLVGMVHGFLRLVQPNALPTELISELAQPQSQESGREQVRELLHYELGFLVCAAIGLLFILLVPLVGCCFCCCRCCGRCGGRMHQEQGRRVGCRRRALWGGMLLLSALLLAGDVCAFVSNTRLRQAVSGAFPNANATARDLRTYLASIPEQINFIAASSEVPLGHANASLQGIGSSLGGRIVASIGRSVHEAVGSLQSLLAAMDTLAAAFGSINGTSWHLRELQSNYSQRLADLRARINRTLQHCGPPCGNVSLHGLAFKANFSEIPSVDQQLKALNDVSNSNLAATLDKVNHTLNETPDKVQEQSRNVVTKAQDQLGQIRQAIGSMPKSFPVESLEDSGVAFLDNATSTLEEYRMPVTSFERLRWSACALLCCLVLLVVVCNVLGLLLGPLGLEAAAPPTERGCLSNAGGNFFMAGVGFSFLFSWLLMLVVLVPFVVGGNIYMLFCQSLHNQQLFELLDTPGLIPGFNLSQVLGEGSTNISELYRQCRDNAALWQALHLDQRVSLDELLNISQYTAKISAAFEKVNITLSPISLLNQSQKDLLLEASQLGQPPNFTHSLAQDMTHGSLQDLAAELELLAEKAGMGAEQDLKDEAGELRELDREMNASLSGLMQSLKEDIYFVERRAGGLQAQTNATVREAEQAQASLARQTASIIKNETLAFLQQLLGFFETYIAWAKSSLTREVGRCKPVARTVDSVEAVACDYILDSVNTFWFSLGWCTFLLLPSIVLAVRLAKFYRRMDIADVYESEVLEMAPALNSFQIPRVAARK; from the exons ATGGAGCTGGGCAACGTGGTGCAGCCAGCGTACGGCCCGGGGCCCGAGGCGCCGCCGAGCAGCACGCCGGGCCTCGTGGGCATGGTGCACGGCTTCCTGCGCCTGGTGCAGCCCAACGCCCTGCCCACAG AGCTGATCTCGGAGCTGGCGCAGCCCCAGAGCCAGGAGTCCGGCAGGGAGCAGGTCCGGGAG ctgctgcaCTATGAACTGGGATTCTTGGTCTGCGCGGCCATCGGCCTCCTCTTCATCCTCCTGGTGCCCCTCGTAggatgctgcttttgctgctgccgctgctgtgGGCGCTGCGGTGGCCGCATGCACCAGGAGCAGGGCCGGCGCGTGGGCTGCCGCCGGCGGGCTCTCTGGGGCGGCATGCTGCTGCTCTCGGCCCTCCTGCT GGCCGGTGACGTCTGCGCCTTCGTCAGCAACACCCGCCTGCGGCAGGCCGTGAGCGGTGCCTTCCCCAACGCCAATGCCACCGCGCGCGACCTCCGCACCTACCTGGCCTCCATCCCCGAG CAAATCAACTTCATTGCAGCCAGCAGCGAGGTCCCGCTGGGCCATGCCAATGCCAGCCTCCAGG GCATCGGGTCCAGCCTGGGAGGCAGGATCGTCGCCAGCATCGGGAGGAGCGTGCACGAGGCAGTGGGGTCCctccagagcctgctggcag CGATGGATACACTGGCCGCTGCCTTTGGCAGCATCAACGGCACCAGCTGGCACCTCcgggagctgcagagcaactACAGCCAGCGGCTGGCCGACCTGCGGGCCCGCATCAACCGCACCCTGCAGCACTGCGGCCCCCCCTGCGGCAACGTGTCCCTGCACGGCCTCGCCTTCAAGGCCAACTTCAGCGAG ATCCCCAGTGTGGACCAGCAGCTGAAGGCCCTGAATGACGTGTCCAACTCCAACCTGGCGGCCACTTTGGACAAG GTTAACCACACGCTGAACGAGACCCCAGACAAGGTGCAGGAGCAGTCCCGCAACGTGGTGACAA agGCCCAGGACCAGCTGGGTCAGATCCGGCAGGCGATCGGCAGCATGCCCAAGAGCTTCCCGGTGGAGAGCTTGGAGGACAGCGGTGTGGCCTTTCTGGACAACGCCACGTCCACACTGGAGGAATACAGAATGCCGGTGACCTCCTTCGAGAGGCTCAG GTGGAGCGCGTGTGCCCTCCTGTGctgcctggtgctgctggtggtcGTCTGCAACGTGctcgggctgctgctggggccccTGGGCCTggaggcggccgcgccgcccaCGGAGCGGGGCTGCCTCTCCAACGCCGGCGGCAACTTCTTCATGGC AGGGGTTGGCttcagcttcctcttctcctggctgctgaTGCTGGTGGTGCTGGTCCCCTTCGTGGTTGGGGGGAACATCTACATGCTCTTCTGCCAGTCCCTGCACAACCAGCAGCTCTTCGAG CTCCTGGATACCCCCGGCCTGATCCCTGGCTTCAACTTGTCGCAGGTGCTGGGCGAGGGCAGCACAAACATCTCAGAGCTGTACAG GCAGTGCCGGGACAACGCTGCCCTGTGGCAAGCGCTGCACCTCGACCAGAGGGTCTCCCTGGACGAGCTCTTGAACATCAGCCAG TACACCGCAAAGATCTCCGCGGCCTTCGAGAAGGTGAACATCACCCTGAGCCCCATCTCCCTGCTCAACCAGAGCCAGAAGGACCTGCTGCTGGAGGCCAGCCAACTGGGGCAGCCGCCCAACTTCACCCACAGCCTGGCACAG GACATGACCCATGGAAGCCTCCAGGATCTGGCcgcagagctggagctgctggcagagaaagCG GGTATGGGTGCAGAACAGGACCTGAAGGACGAAGCCGGagagctgagggagctggacagGGAGATGAACGCGAGCTTGTCCGGGCTGATG CAAAGCCTGAAGGAGGACATCTACTTCGTGGAGCGCCGGGCCGGCGGGCTGCAG GCGCAGACCAACGCGACGGTGCGGGAAGCGGAGCAAGCGCAGGCCTCCCTGGCGAGACAGACGGCAAGCATCATCAAGAAC GAGACGCTGgccttcctgcagcagctgctgggcttcTTCGAGACCTACATCGCCTGGGCCAAGAGCAGC CTGACGAGAGAGGTGGGGCGTTGCAAGCCCGTGGCTCGGACCGTGGACAGCGTGGAGGCCGTGGCCTGCGACTACATCCTGGACTCCGTG AACACCTTCTGGTTCAGCCTGGGCTGGTGCAccttcctcctgctgcccagCATCGTCCTCGCCGTGCGCCTCGCCAAGTTTTACCGCCGGATGGACATCGCCGACGTCTATGA GAGCGAAGTCCTGGAGAT GGCACCCGCGCTGAACTCCTTCCAAATCCCCCGGGTGGCTGCGAGGAAGTAG
- the LOC112984765 gene encoding prominin-1-A isoform X1: protein MELGNVVQPAYGPGPEAPPSSTPGLVGMVHGFLRLVQPNALPTELISELAQPQSQESGREQVRELLHYELGFLVCAAIGLLFILLVPLVGCCFCCCRCCGRCGGRMHQEQGRRVGCRRRALWGGMLLLSALLLAGDVCAFVSNTRLRQAVSGAFPNANATARDLRTYLASIPEQINFIAASSEVPLGHANASLQGIGSSLGGRIVASIGRSVHEAVGSLQSLLAAMDTLAAAFGSINGTSWHLRELQSNYSQRLADLRARINRTLQHCGPPCGNVSLHGLAFKANFSEIPSVDQQLKALNDVSNSNLAATLDKVNHTLNETPDKVQEQSRNVVTKAQDQLGQIRQAIGSMPKSFPVESLEDSGVAFLDNATSTLEEYRMPVTSFERLRWSACALLCCLVLLVVVCNVLGLLLGPLGLEAAAPPTERGCLSNAGGNFFMAGVGFSFLFSWLLMLVVLVPFVVGGNIYMLFCQSLHNQQLFELLDTPGLIPGFNLSQVLGEGSTNISELYRQCRDNAALWQALHLDQRVSLDELLNISQYTAKISAAFEKVNITLSPISLLNQSQKDLLLEASQLGQPPNFTHSLAQLDQDMTHGSLQDLAAELELLAEKAGMGAEQDLKDEAGELRELDREMNASLSGLMQSLKEDIYFVERRAGGLQAQTNATVREAEQAQASLARQTASIIKNETLAFLQQLLGFFETYIAWAKSSLTREVGRCKPVARTVDSVEAVACDYILDSVNTFWFSLGWCTFLLLPSIVLAVRLAKFYRRMDIADVYESEVLEMAPALNSFQIPRVAARK from the exons ATGGAGCTGGGCAACGTGGTGCAGCCAGCGTACGGCCCGGGGCCCGAGGCGCCGCCGAGCAGCACGCCGGGCCTCGTGGGCATGGTGCACGGCTTCCTGCGCCTGGTGCAGCCCAACGCCCTGCCCACAG AGCTGATCTCGGAGCTGGCGCAGCCCCAGAGCCAGGAGTCCGGCAGGGAGCAGGTCCGGGAG ctgctgcaCTATGAACTGGGATTCTTGGTCTGCGCGGCCATCGGCCTCCTCTTCATCCTCCTGGTGCCCCTCGTAggatgctgcttttgctgctgccgctgctgtgGGCGCTGCGGTGGCCGCATGCACCAGGAGCAGGGCCGGCGCGTGGGCTGCCGCCGGCGGGCTCTCTGGGGCGGCATGCTGCTGCTCTCGGCCCTCCTGCT GGCCGGTGACGTCTGCGCCTTCGTCAGCAACACCCGCCTGCGGCAGGCCGTGAGCGGTGCCTTCCCCAACGCCAATGCCACCGCGCGCGACCTCCGCACCTACCTGGCCTCCATCCCCGAG CAAATCAACTTCATTGCAGCCAGCAGCGAGGTCCCGCTGGGCCATGCCAATGCCAGCCTCCAGG GCATCGGGTCCAGCCTGGGAGGCAGGATCGTCGCCAGCATCGGGAGGAGCGTGCACGAGGCAGTGGGGTCCctccagagcctgctggcag CGATGGATACACTGGCCGCTGCCTTTGGCAGCATCAACGGCACCAGCTGGCACCTCcgggagctgcagagcaactACAGCCAGCGGCTGGCCGACCTGCGGGCCCGCATCAACCGCACCCTGCAGCACTGCGGCCCCCCCTGCGGCAACGTGTCCCTGCACGGCCTCGCCTTCAAGGCCAACTTCAGCGAG ATCCCCAGTGTGGACCAGCAGCTGAAGGCCCTGAATGACGTGTCCAACTCCAACCTGGCGGCCACTTTGGACAAG GTTAACCACACGCTGAACGAGACCCCAGACAAGGTGCAGGAGCAGTCCCGCAACGTGGTGACAA agGCCCAGGACCAGCTGGGTCAGATCCGGCAGGCGATCGGCAGCATGCCCAAGAGCTTCCCGGTGGAGAGCTTGGAGGACAGCGGTGTGGCCTTTCTGGACAACGCCACGTCCACACTGGAGGAATACAGAATGCCGGTGACCTCCTTCGAGAGGCTCAG GTGGAGCGCGTGTGCCCTCCTGTGctgcctggtgctgctggtggtcGTCTGCAACGTGctcgggctgctgctggggccccTGGGCCTggaggcggccgcgccgcccaCGGAGCGGGGCTGCCTCTCCAACGCCGGCGGCAACTTCTTCATGGC AGGGGTTGGCttcagcttcctcttctcctggctgctgaTGCTGGTGGTGCTGGTCCCCTTCGTGGTTGGGGGGAACATCTACATGCTCTTCTGCCAGTCCCTGCACAACCAGCAGCTCTTCGAG CTCCTGGATACCCCCGGCCTGATCCCTGGCTTCAACTTGTCGCAGGTGCTGGGCGAGGGCAGCACAAACATCTCAGAGCTGTACAG GCAGTGCCGGGACAACGCTGCCCTGTGGCAAGCGCTGCACCTCGACCAGAGGGTCTCCCTGGACGAGCTCTTGAACATCAGCCAG TACACCGCAAAGATCTCCGCGGCCTTCGAGAAGGTGAACATCACCCTGAGCCCCATCTCCCTGCTCAACCAGAGCCAGAAGGACCTGCTGCTGGAGGCCAGCCAACTGGGGCAGCCGCCCAACTTCACCCACAGCCTGGCACAG CTGGATCAGGACATGACCCATGGAAGCCTCCAGGATCTGGCcgcagagctggagctgctggcagagaaagCG GGTATGGGTGCAGAACAGGACCTGAAGGACGAAGCCGGagagctgagggagctggacagGGAGATGAACGCGAGCTTGTCCGGGCTGATG CAAAGCCTGAAGGAGGACATCTACTTCGTGGAGCGCCGGGCCGGCGGGCTGCAG GCGCAGACCAACGCGACGGTGCGGGAAGCGGAGCAAGCGCAGGCCTCCCTGGCGAGACAGACGGCAAGCATCATCAAGAAC GAGACGCTGgccttcctgcagcagctgctgggcttcTTCGAGACCTACATCGCCTGGGCCAAGAGCAGC CTGACGAGAGAGGTGGGGCGTTGCAAGCCCGTGGCTCGGACCGTGGACAGCGTGGAGGCCGTGGCCTGCGACTACATCCTGGACTCCGTG AACACCTTCTGGTTCAGCCTGGGCTGGTGCAccttcctcctgctgcccagCATCGTCCTCGCCGTGCGCCTCGCCAAGTTTTACCGCCGGATGGACATCGCCGACGTCTATGA GAGCGAAGTCCTGGAGAT GGCACCCGCGCTGAACTCCTTCCAAATCCCCCGGGTGGCTGCGAGGAAGTAG
- the LDB1 gene encoding LIM domain-binding protein 1 isoform X2, which yields MSVGCACPGCSSKSFKLYSPKEPPNGNAFPPFHPGTMLDRDVGPTPMYPPTYLEPGIGRHTPYGNQTDYRIFELNKRLQNWTEECDNLWWDAFTTEFFEDDAMLTITFCLEDGPKRYTIGRTLIPRYFRSIFEGGATELYYVLKHPKESFHNNFVSLDCDQCTMVTQHGKPMFTQVCVEGRLYLEFMFDDMMRIKTWHFSIRQHRELIPRSILAMHAQDPQMLDQLSKNITRCGLSNSTLNYLRLCVILEPMQELMSRHKTYSLSPRDCLKTCLFQKWQRMVAPPAEPARQQPSKRRKRKMSGGSTMSSGGGNTNNSNSKKKSPASTFALSSQVPDVMVVGEPTLMGGEFGDEDERLITRLENTQFDAANGIDDEDSFNNSPALGANSPWNSKPPSSQESKSENPTSQASQ from the exons ATGTCAGTGGGCTGTGCATGCCCTG GCTGTTCCTCTAAGTCGTTCAAGCTGTACTCGCCAAAGGAGCCCCCGAACGGCAACGCCTTTCCCCCCTTCCACCCGGGCACCATGCTGGATCGAGATGTGGG ACCTACTCCCATGTACCCACCCACGTACCTGGAGCCTGGAATCGG GAGGCACACACCGTACGGGAACCAGACCGACTACAGGATATTCGAGCTCAACAAGCGGCTGCAGAACTGGACAGAG GAATGTGACAATCTGTGGTGGGACGCTTTCACCACGGAGTTCTTCGAGGATGACGCCATGTTAACAATCACTTTCTGCTTGGAGGATGGACCAAAGAGATACA CGATTGGCCGGACTCTGATTCCCCGTTACTTCCGCAGCATCTTTGAAGGGGGGGCCACAGAGCTCTACTACGTGCTCAAGCACCCTAAGGAGTCGTTCCACAACAACTTTGTCTCGCTGGACTGCGACCAGTGCACCATGGTGACCCAGCATGGCAAGCCCATGTTCACCCAG GTGTGCGTGGAGGGGCGGCTCTACTTGGAGTTCATGTTTGACGACATGATGAGGATAAAGACGTGGCATTTCAGCATCCGCCAGCATCGAGAGCTCATCCCCCGCAGCATCCTTGCCATGCAT GCACAGGACCCCCAGATGCTGGACCAGTTATCCAAGAACATCACCCGCTGTGGGCTCTCAAACTCCACACTCAACTACCTCCGA CTCTGTGTAATCCTAGAACCAATGCAGGAGCTCATGTCACGGCACAAGACCTACAGCCTCAGTCCCCGGGACTGCCTCAAAACTTGCCTCTTCCAGAAGTGGCAGCGGATGGTCGCTCCGCCTG CGGAGCCAGCACGGCAGCAGCCCAGCAAGCGCCGGAAAAGGAAGATGTCGGGGGGCAGCACCATGAGCTCTGGCGGGGGAAAcaccaacaacagcaacagcaagaagAAGAGCCCGGCCAGCACCTTTGCCCTGTCCAGTCAGGTACCT GATGTGATGGTGGTAGGTGAGCCCACGCTGATGGGGGGGGAGTTTGGGGACGAGGACGAGCGGCTCATCACCCGGCTGGAGAACACGCAGTTCGACGCCGCCAACGGCATCGACGACGAGGACAGCTTCAACAACTCGCCGGCGCTGGGGGCCAACAGCCCCTGGAACAGCAAACCGCCCTCCAGCCAGGAGAGCAAGTCAGAGAACCCCACGTCGCAGGCGTCGCAGTAA